The window GCCCACAAACTAAACCACCTTCATCACCCTCACCTCCCCCCACGTCGTGCTCGGAGATAGCAAAACGGTACCTTTTCTGGGAAAGCAAAAGCCGCCATCATGTCCATGTGGCTTTCCGACACGCAAAGTACGtcccctcgctcgccgctGACGGTCTAAACCGTGCCATCGGGCGCGCACCTGGTCGGCCAAGCGACCGTCATCGTGGTTCCGGATGCTAACGCCGTCTGGCAGAGATTGGGGTGGTGTTCTGCTCTGGCGGTAGGTATGCGCCCGGCATGGAGCTAcggcccgtcgccgccacgggTGCTGACGGAATCCCTCGCAGGAGGCTTGTTCCTCGTCGGAGGAGTGATGCTGTTCTTTGACCGCGCCATGTAAATGATCAAGCCCCCGTTCCCCGAAGGCAAAGCCGATGGCAGGATGGATCCCGTGGCTGACCATGCTTCTTCCCTTCACTAGGCTCGCGATGGGAAACGTGCGAACCCTTGACGGCCGCCCTCTCCCCAAGCCATGCCGACCTCCCTTGCGCTGACGCCGCGTGTGACAGATTCTCTTCCTCATCGGACTCACAATCATCATCGGCCCGCAAAAAACCCTCTTTTTCTTCGCGCGGAAACAAAAAGCAAAGGGAACGGcggccttcttcgccggcctcgccttgATCCTCATGAGGTGGACCTTGATCGGTTTCTTCATCGAGCTCTACGGCATCTTCGTCCTGTTTGGCGATTTCCTCGGCACAATCGCCGGCTTCGCGCGAGGGATACCCGGCATCGGCCCGTACATTGGTGTCGTCGTGGACAGGTCCGGCTTGGGACGCAGAAACGCCGAGCTGCCCGTATGAGAGGTACGGGGCAGGCGGTGTGAGGgagcacgacggccacgCTGGTCCGAAATCGCCCGAACCGGAGAACCGCGACGGACCGACggcgtgacgacggcgtgacgacggcgggcggaCGGGATGCAAAACGGCAGATGAATGGATGCGACGGAGCCAAAAGGCGCATCCGTCATTACGAAAGACACCATGGAGGGCGCCATGATTGATTTGTACAATACTCTGCGAGAAAGCCCTGGGCGGAGCTTGGGTCGAGAGCCCGTAAAGGCCAGTCTCTCGCGACCTTGACGCAGAATCCACACTCGGTTGGTCATTGTGGATGGCTGATTTGGATCAGTCCCGACACGAGGGAGCGCTTTGGTTTGAAATTCTTGGTGCTTGAAACGACGTCTTCTCCATCCCACCCGAGGACGGTCAAGAAAGCAGCCGAGGATCGACTTGCATCCCACCATGACGCTGGCTATCCCAGCAATCTATCTGGTCGAGTATTGTCGTGCGTCAGCGGCGTCTCTGCACCGACCCCATCTTGTCTGCACCGTCCGCCTCCCCGATACGGAGGCCAGTGTGATGTGTCTCGCACGCGACTCCCCGTTCAGTAGCCCTGCTTGACGAGGTAGTCGGCCAACACCTCGACGGTCGAGGATGCGTTACCGGCCACTTGGGTCTCGCCGtggtggccgacgacgatggcctgcTTGGTCTTGGCGACGCAgacgccgagacggcccTGAAAGGATCGTTGGTGCGTCAGCATTTAACCTCTTAGGTGACTTGTACCGAGGGCTCACGAACCGCTCGTGCGTAGATGGATCGATCTTCCGCACGCGCCATGACGTATCGTTCGCCGCCGATGTAGAGGCCATCAGCAAAggccttgtccttggccgCTGCGTCCCCGCCAACAATGGCCGCTATGGCCTTCATCTCCTCGGGCTTGAGCTTTTTTGGGGCGCGCCTTCTGTATCAGTCTCGGCTGCAGCACGTCCGACGAGAGGGTTGCGTTGAAAAGTACCTGAAATCCCTCCGAGGCGGCCCAGACACTGTCGCCGGCCGCGCTGATGATGGCGCCCttgtcgacgtggccgctGCCAACCAAGCTGTGTGCCGGGGCGGCATTAGCAACGACGGCCCATTTGTTGTTCCATTTTCACATCGTCGTCACGCGAGAGGCTGTTCGTTACCTGGAGTCGATGTAC of the Drechmeria coniospora strain ARSEF 6962 chromosome 01, whole genome shotgun sequence genome contains:
- a CDS encoding putative profilin; translation: MSWQGNLVGSGHVDKGAIISAAGDSVWAASEGFQLKPEEMKAIAAIVGGDAAAKDKAFADGLYIGGERYVMARAEDRSIYARAGRLGVCVAKTKQAIVVGHHGETQVAGNASSTVEVLADYLVKQGY